In Perca flavescens isolate YP-PL-M2 chromosome 7, PFLA_1.0, whole genome shotgun sequence, the following proteins share a genomic window:
- the hmga1a gene encoding high mobility group AT-hook 1a → MSDKGTVSPKEKEATEKRGRGRPRKQPQVKTSDEPSGSPTPKRPRGRPKGSKNKAASKGKKATASPSVGGKRRGRPKKEEKEEKASQESSEEEEDEEEDQ, encoded by the exons ATGAGCGACAAGGGGACAGTTTCACCGAAAGAGAAGGAGGCAACGGAGAAGAGGGGGCGTGGAAGACCCCGCAAGCAGCCCCAAGTGAAGACCTCTGAC GAACCAAGTGGGTCCCCTACTCCAAAGAGGCCCAGGGGACGGCCGAAGGGCAGCAAAAACAAGGCAGCCAGCAAGGGCAAG AAGGCAACAGCATCCCCATCTGTTGGGGGGAAACGCAGGGGAAGACCTAAGAAGGAG GAGAAGGAAGAAAAGGCATCCCAGGAATCatcggaggaggaggaagatgaagaagaggacCAGTAA